Proteins co-encoded in one Meiothermus sp. genomic window:
- the lepA gene encoding translation elongation factor 4 produces MQERIRNFSIIAHVDHGKSTLADRILQMTKAVSEREMREQFLDSLELERERGITIKASAVRLFYQSKSGQTYTFNLIDTPGHVDFGYEVSRALAAVEGVLLVVDASQGVEAQTIANFYLALEHEHTIIPVINKIDLPGAQPLEVALEVEEVLGIPAEDCVFASGKTGQGVDEILEAIVARIPAPQGRLENPTQALIFDSIYDAYQGVIPYVRVMDGHIKPGEVIRIWSTGKEFEVDKVGVFRPGVLEPVAQLGPGEVGWVTASIREIGEAQVGDTITLAQNPCQAPYPGFKPAKPVVFAGLYPTDTQEYNRLREALEKLKLNDAALSFEPETSEALGFGFRCGFLGLLHAEIVQERLEREFNLDLISTAPSVIYRVKLTDGAEIEIHNPSELPSPDKLEAIYEPYVRLTVYTPEEYVGSIMQLLQEKRGKMGNMHYIGKRVELVYEVPFGEILYDFHDRLKSISRGYASMDYEQIGYQEGDLVKVNILVNEEPVDALAFIAHKDKAYSIGREIVDKLAEVIPRQQFAVPIQAAIGGKIIARATVKALRKDVLAKCYGGDITRKKKLLEKQKEGKKRMKAIGKVDVPQEAFLAVLSAGRD; encoded by the coding sequence GTGCAAGAGCGGATTAGAAATTTCTCCATCATCGCGCACGTAGACCACGGCAAGTCTACGTTGGCCGACCGCATTCTCCAGATGACTAAAGCGGTCTCGGAGCGGGAGATGCGCGAGCAGTTTTTGGATTCCTTGGAGCTCGAGCGCGAGCGCGGTATCACCATCAAGGCCAGCGCGGTGCGGCTGTTTTACCAGAGCAAGTCGGGCCAGACCTACACCTTCAACCTGATTGACACCCCCGGCCACGTGGACTTTGGCTACGAGGTTAGCCGGGCTTTGGCCGCGGTGGAGGGGGTACTGCTGGTGGTGGACGCCTCCCAGGGCGTGGAGGCCCAGACCATCGCCAACTTCTACCTGGCCCTGGAGCACGAACACACCATCATCCCGGTGATTAACAAGATTGACCTGCCGGGGGCCCAGCCGCTGGAGGTTGCGCTCGAGGTGGAAGAAGTGCTGGGCATTCCTGCCGAGGACTGCGTGTTTGCCTCCGGCAAGACCGGGCAGGGGGTGGACGAGATTCTGGAGGCCATCGTGGCCCGCATCCCGGCCCCCCAGGGCCGCCTCGAAAACCCCACCCAGGCCCTTATCTTCGACTCCATCTACGACGCCTACCAGGGGGTTATTCCCTATGTGCGGGTGATGGACGGCCATATCAAGCCCGGTGAGGTTATCCGCATCTGGTCTACCGGCAAGGAATTTGAAGTAGACAAGGTGGGAGTTTTCCGGCCCGGTGTGCTCGAGCCTGTAGCGCAGCTCGGCCCCGGCGAGGTGGGCTGGGTGACGGCCTCCATCCGCGAGATTGGCGAGGCCCAGGTCGGCGACACCATTACCCTGGCCCAAAACCCCTGCCAGGCCCCTTACCCGGGCTTTAAGCCGGCCAAGCCGGTGGTGTTTGCCGGCCTCTACCCCACCGACACCCAGGAGTACAACCGGCTCCGCGAGGCCTTAGAAAAGCTCAAGCTCAACGATGCGGCACTCTCCTTTGAGCCCGAAACCTCCGAAGCCCTGGGCTTTGGCTTCCGCTGTGGCTTTTTGGGGCTGTTGCACGCCGAGATCGTGCAGGAGCGGCTCGAACGGGAGTTCAACCTCGACCTCATCTCCACCGCCCCCAGCGTGATTTACCGGGTTAAGCTCACAGACGGCGCAGAAATCGAGATTCACAACCCTTCCGAGCTGCCCAGCCCGGACAAACTCGAGGCCATCTACGAGCCTTATGTCAGGCTCACGGTTTATACCCCCGAAGAATACGTGGGCTCCATCATGCAACTCTTACAAGAAAAGCGCGGCAAGATGGGCAACATGCACTACATCGGCAAGCGGGTCGAGCTGGTCTATGAGGTGCCCTTTGGCGAAATCCTCTACGACTTCCACGACCGTCTAAAGTCCATCAGCCGGGGCTATGCCTCCATGGACTACGAGCAGATCGGTTACCAGGAAGGCGACTTAGTCAAGGTGAACATCCTGGTCAACGAAGAGCCGGTAGACGCCCTGGCCTTCATCGCCCACAAAGACAAGGCCTATAGCATCGGGCGCGAGATTGTAGACAAGCTCGCAGAGGTAATTCCCCGCCAGCAGTTTGCGGTGCCCATCCAGGCCGCCATCGGGGGCAAGATTATTGCCCGAGCCACCGTAAAGGCCCTGCGCAAGGACGTGCTGGCCAAGTGCTACGGCGGCGACATCACCCGCAAGAAAAAGCTTTTGGAAAAACAAAAAGAAGGCAAGAAGCGCATGAAGGCCATCGGCAAGGTAGACGTACCGCAGGAGGCCTTCCTGGCGGTGTTATCGGCTGGGCGCGACTAA
- a CDS encoding PilW family protein, producing the protein MHRAGITLIELLISAVIGVAILGLIAAGLRSSSDSLRFVQNSQLLTEDLRNAGNLVSDYLSTAAFIYPPGVTLTVGSAGGYTVRNPITNTNTWRIGQDPAIALLQPPTVEGGVEVVKFVMIYPLNRGWVVGRATGAENPGPDPNNNDKWLLYIYERNIAVGTSRLPNGLPANIPTTIEGSSGNLLADYVQPGGFGVGFANCLGFDETGVATLAPCPVAPPLPLRAEHSAVQVRFSLQGEIRQGGRDSRVPANPLLFEAAPRNLPKRLTDITLN; encoded by the coding sequence ATGCATAGAGCCGGCATTACCCTGATCGAACTATTGATTTCGGCCGTCATTGGGGTGGCCATCCTGGGCCTGATTGCTGCCGGGCTGCGCAGCAGCAGCGATAGCCTGCGTTTTGTGCAAAACTCCCAGCTCCTCACCGAAGACCTGCGCAATGCGGGCAACCTGGTAAGCGATTACCTTTCCACGGCGGCTTTTATCTATCCCCCCGGGGTGACCCTTACCGTGGGGAGCGCCGGAGGCTATACCGTGCGAAACCCTATTACCAACACCAACACCTGGCGTATTGGCCAAGACCCCGCCATTGCCCTACTCCAACCCCCTACCGTGGAGGGGGGGGTGGAAGTGGTGAAGTTTGTGATGATCTACCCCCTCAACCGAGGCTGGGTGGTAGGACGGGCTACGGGCGCCGAGAACCCCGGCCCCGACCCGAACAACAACGACAAATGGCTTCTTTACATCTACGAGCGCAACATCGCAGTGGGTACCAGCCGACTGCCCAACGGTCTCCCCGCCAACATCCCCACCACCATTGAGGGCAGCTCCGGTAACCTGCTGGCCGACTATGTGCAGCCCGGGGGCTTTGGGGTGGGTTTTGCCAACTGTTTGGGCTTTGACGAGACCGGGGTGGCTACGTTGGCTCCTTGCCCCGTAGCCCCTCCCTTGCCCCTGCGGGCCGAGCACAGCGCAGTACAGGTGCGCTTCTCCTTACAAGGCGAAATCCGCCAGGGCGGGCGGGATTCCCGCGTGCCTGCCAACCCCCTGCTTTTCGAGGCCGCGCCGCGCAACCTGCCCAAGCGGCTGACCGATATCACCCTCAATTAG
- a CDS encoding prepilin-type N-terminal cleavage/methylation domain-containing protein — MRRRGFSFVEVMVALAILSLTILILTYFGSSFTLTRNAQIDTQAQAYARSYFDNLRASWSTRAAYNAAALPAVAPPSGFGSPTVSLEDVQTIGTQVVLRRVTLRFTGPQNRPYRFATEVVLPPQ; from the coding sequence GTGCGCCGTAGGGGTTTTTCCTTTGTCGAGGTGATGGTGGCGCTGGCCATCCTTTCCCTGACTATTTTGATCCTGACCTATTTTGGCTCGAGCTTCACCCTCACCCGCAACGCCCAGATTGATACCCAGGCCCAGGCCTACGCCCGCAGCTACTTCGACAACCTGCGGGCCAGTTGGTCTACGAGGGCAGCCTACAACGCCGCGGCACTTCCTGCGGTAGCGCCCCCCAGCGGTTTTGGCAGCCCTACCGTTTCCCTCGAGGACGTCCAGACTATCGGAACCCAGGTGGTATTGCGCCGGGTTACCCTGCGCTTCACCGGCCCACAAAACCGCCCCTATCGCTTTGCCACCGAGGTGGTACTGCCGCCCCAGTAG
- a CDS encoding type II secretion system protein: MNRPSPKGLSLVEFLIVLAVLGILLGVGFVSLRSYQQSLAIREAATQVATELLNIRQQARRQSVNFSFQAGANSNTYKVGRTSDLASLPSKSLPPGVIFQSVPTGGVVRFDAPYGIVNSGANSSYVLRGPGSRVLSVNVVGRTGKVVVRAP, from the coding sequence GTGAACAGACCTTCCCCAAAGGGCCTAAGCCTGGTGGAGTTTTTGATTGTGCTGGCGGTGCTCGGCATTTTGCTGGGGGTGGGCTTTGTTTCGCTGCGTTCTTACCAGCAGAGCCTGGCCATCCGCGAGGCGGCTACGCAGGTGGCTACCGAGCTGCTCAATATCCGCCAGCAGGCCCGGCGGCAGTCGGTCAACTTTTCCTTCCAGGCCGGCGCCAACAGCAATACCTATAAAGTGGGGCGCACCAGCGATTTGGCTTCGCTCCCGAGTAAGTCGCTACCCCCTGGGGTAATTTTTCAGAGCGTACCCACGGGTGGTGTGGTCAGGTTCGATGCCCCCTACGGCATTGTGAACAGCGGGGCCAACAGTAGTTATGTGCTGCGGGGCCCTGGCAGCCGCGTGCTAAGCGTTAATGTGGTTGGTAGAACCGGAAAGGTGGTGGTTCGTGCGCCGTAG
- a CDS encoding response regulator transcription factor, which yields MRLLIADDHPLFRVGLRAALEREGFEVVGEAGDGQEALDLCLQLLPDGVVLDVRMPQLDGIATARMLREQRYAGLITLLTTFNEPVLVQQAAYAGADAYWSKELPPEALAERLRRLSLGQEPRLRAPELPKLTAREQEVLQWMAQGLSTKEIARHLHISPETVKDHLVRLYEKLEARNRVEALERARSLGLLSG from the coding sequence ATGCGCCTTCTGATTGCCGACGACCACCCCCTGTTCCGCGTGGGCCTGCGAGCGGCCCTCGAGCGTGAAGGCTTCGAGGTGGTAGGGGAGGCCGGCGATGGCCAGGAAGCCCTGGATCTGTGCCTGCAACTGTTGCCGGACGGGGTGGTGCTGGATGTGCGCATGCCCCAGCTAGACGGAATCGCCACCGCCCGTATGCTGCGCGAGCAGCGCTACGCGGGCCTCATTACCCTCCTGACCACCTTCAACGAGCCGGTTTTGGTTCAGCAGGCCGCCTATGCCGGGGCCGACGCCTACTGGTCGAAAGAACTACCCCCCGAGGCCCTGGCCGAACGCCTGCGCCGGCTCAGCCTGGGACAAGAGCCCCGGCTGCGGGCCCCCGAACTACCCAAACTCACCGCCCGCGAACAAGAGGTGTTGCAGTGGATGGCTCAGGGGCTTTCGACCAAAGAAATCGCCCGCCACCTGCACATTTCGCCCGAAACCGTGAAAGACCACCTGGTGCGGCTTTATGAAAAACTCGAGGCCCGCAACCGGGTAGAGGCCCTCGAGCGCGCCCGCAGCCTGGGGCTGCTAAGTGGGTAG
- a CDS encoding PilW family protein, translating into MRRKDGLTLVELLIASAVSVLILALLVPIVMGGRRLYTLDQSRTGINQDIQAAMAMIGDDLRQAGQGLLYAGAGYNSSPRPIWVTAGTPGDSLEVWFARSGSNIPTPIGLCGNATASSIPVASSSNSCGQGDGNSNNIPDVAEPFNNYRIAQGGSVQVYLYNPSLRTGKLINLTAGSGTATNYSFTYTGSTSGTYGQGSSLMLVDRRQYTLSAGQLLLSENGGPGRAVMVGVTQFRVEPLTPTGSLWNATMPLSDLSRVRITITATDPQGVTRTQTNEFFPRNFLSQ; encoded by the coding sequence ATGCGGAGAAAGGATGGTCTGACCTTAGTTGAGCTGTTGATTGCTTCGGCGGTTTCGGTTCTGATCCTGGCTTTGTTGGTACCCATTGTGATGGGGGGTCGGCGGCTTTATACCCTGGATCAGTCTCGTACCGGGATAAACCAGGATATTCAAGCTGCCATGGCCATGATTGGGGACGACTTGCGCCAGGCGGGCCAAGGACTGCTATATGCGGGGGCGGGATACAACTCGAGCCCCAGACCCATCTGGGTCACCGCAGGCACGCCCGGCGACAGCCTCGAGGTCTGGTTTGCCCGCAGCGGATCAAACATTCCCACTCCCATTGGGCTGTGCGGTAATGCCACGGCCAGCAGTATTCCTGTGGCTAGCTCGAGCAATAGCTGTGGCCAGGGCGATGGCAACAGCAACAACATCCCCGATGTGGCCGAGCCTTTCAACAACTACCGCATCGCACAAGGAGGTAGCGTGCAGGTGTATCTCTACAACCCCTCCTTGCGTACGGGTAAGCTGATCAACCTCACCGCTGGTAGCGGTACTGCCACCAACTACAGTTTTACCTACACCGGTTCTACCAGCGGCACCTACGGGCAAGGCTCGAGCTTGATGTTGGTTGACCGCAGGCAGTATACCCTCTCTGCCGGACAGCTTTTGCTCTCCGAAAACGGCGGGCCGGGGCGGGCCGTTATGGTGGGGGTGACGCAGTTTCGGGTAGAACCCCTGACTCCTACCGGTAGCCTTTGGAATGCCACCATGCCACTTTCGGATCTAAGCCGGGTGCGCATCACCATCACGGCCACCGACCCCCAAGGCGTCACCCGCACCCAAACCAACGAGTTCTTCCCTCGCAACTTCCTCTCGCAGTAG
- a CDS encoding type II secretion system protein — translation MRKSLGFSLIEALVALAILGILLAFVIPSFVGFLQSNTDNEVRNQAIIVAQQQMDFWRRQTKGAAGATIPMSGSTSPQTVSQGGRNYSVTTVFCPDASQCSSDKRQFRVEVRLDGRLVYSLEAVYVIFN, via the coding sequence ATGAGAAAATCCCTGGGTTTCTCCCTCATCGAAGCCCTGGTGGCCCTGGCCATTCTGGGTATTTTGCTGGCTTTTGTCATCCCCAGCTTTGTAGGTTTCTTGCAGTCCAATACCGATAACGAGGTTCGTAACCAAGCGATTATTGTTGCACAGCAGCAAATGGACTTCTGGCGACGCCAAACCAAGGGCGCAGCCGGGGCTACCATCCCCATGTCCGGTAGCACTTCACCCCAGACTGTATCGCAAGGGGGTAGAAACTACTCCGTTACCACGGTTTTTTGCCCGGATGCCAGCCAGTGCTCCAGCGACAAGCGCCAGTTCCGGGTCGAGGTAAGGCTGGACGGTCGCCTGGTTTATAGCTTGGAGGCGGTGTATGTCATTTTCAACTGA
- a CDS encoding GspH/FimT family pseudopilin — translation MTRFSMRGFTLIEGIIVTAVMAVLFSVALVGFRGFSNPLENQYAELVSLVRLARIKAMQNTAAYRLVANDGTIWVQWATSCSATTWATDASIGRDLGGGLRGLQLGEGVTMSPTSWSICFNSRGSLGSPSNLTLTLSREGRTRGMQVLLGGGVVKQ, via the coding sequence ATGACCAGATTTTCAATGCGGGGCTTTACCCTGATCGAAGGCATCATCGTAACAGCGGTGATGGCCGTTTTGTTCTCGGTAGCTCTGGTAGGTTTTAGGGGTTTTTCCAACCCTTTAGAAAACCAGTATGCCGAATTGGTTTCACTGGTTCGGTTGGCCCGTATTAAAGCCATGCAGAATACCGCGGCCTATCGTCTGGTGGCCAACGACGGCACCATTTGGGTGCAGTGGGCAACCAGTTGTAGTGCGACTACCTGGGCTACCGATGCCAGTATCGGACGCGATTTGGGGGGAGGCTTGCGCGGCTTACAACTGGGCGAAGGGGTAACCATGAGCCCTACTTCCTGGAGCATCTGCTTCAATAGCCGCGGAAGCCTGGGCTCGCCCAGCAACCTGACCCTTACCCTAAGCCGAGAAGGAAGAACCCGTGGAATGCAGGTTCTTTTGGGGGGAGGTGTGGTCAAGCAATGA
- a CDS encoding sensor histidine kinase KdpD, which yields MSLKHQLAWVIGLLAFIPNLAIVLTFWVSARGQPLETRLFLLVWVLVLALVAAGVGYILANALLRPVDELTRSLYYLRGAGRTLAELSLPSPQQRPPAEIEQLREGFEEVLNHLRELLEAREATYAALTHDLKTPLLASLRALEYLEEADKIGPEKRKEMLRSLRDELNRSYQLVENLLTASRLEAQRIQPENLNLRSILEDFRLRYAQQAQKRGLRLEIEGAGQARAERLLLERALANLTENALRHARSRVVLRAGDGWLEVEDDGPGLPDSLEALSQPFRSQRLRGVRAGSAGLGLYVARRVAEVHGGRLENLKKQQGSRLRLYLQP from the coding sequence ATGTCGCTCAAGCACCAACTGGCCTGGGTGATTGGTTTGCTGGCCTTTATTCCCAACCTGGCCATTGTGCTCACCTTCTGGGTCTCGGCCCGCGGGCAACCCCTGGAGACCCGGCTTTTTTTGTTGGTCTGGGTCTTGGTGCTGGCCCTGGTCGCTGCCGGTGTGGGGTATATTCTGGCCAATGCGCTGCTGCGCCCGGTAGATGAATTGACCCGCAGCCTGTACTACCTGCGGGGGGCCGGCCGCACCCTGGCCGAGCTTTCGCTGCCCTCGCCCCAACAACGTCCTCCTGCCGAGATCGAGCAGCTTCGCGAGGGTTTCGAGGAGGTGCTGAACCACCTGCGCGAGCTGCTGGAGGCCCGCGAGGCCACCTACGCCGCCCTGACCCACGACCTCAAGACCCCCCTGTTGGCCAGCTTGCGGGCGCTGGAATACCTGGAAGAGGCCGACAAGATTGGGCCTGAGAAGCGCAAGGAAATGCTGCGCAGTCTGCGCGACGAGCTCAACCGGAGCTACCAACTCGTAGAAAACCTGCTCACCGCCAGCCGCCTCGAGGCCCAGCGCATCCAGCCGGAAAACCTCAACCTGCGCTCGATTCTGGAAGACTTTCGCCTGCGCTACGCCCAGCAAGCCCAAAAGCGCGGCCTGCGCCTGGAGATTGAAGGGGCCGGACAGGCCCGCGCCGAGCGGCTCTTGCTCGAGCGGGCCCTGGCGAACCTGACCGAGAACGCCCTGCGACACGCCCGAAGCCGGGTGGTGCTTAGGGCGGGGGATGGCTGGCTCGAGGTTGAAGACGATGGGCCCGGCCTGCCCGATAGCCTGGAAGCCCTCTCCCAGCCCTTCCGCAGCCAGCGCCTGCGGGGGGTGCGGGCCGGCAGCGCAGGGCTGGGGCTGTATGTGGCCCGGCGGGTGGCCGAGGTACATGGGGGGCGGTTGGAAAACCTGAAAAAGCAGCAGGGGTCGCGGTTGCGGTTGTACCTACAGCCCTGA
- a CDS encoding pilus assembly PilX N-terminal domain-containing protein: protein MKQPQGIALVVTLAILVAVGLLAFASSVTTMISQWSARNERGATEAYYVAETGLQQWKTRLFQAYRWQLYQTVRNVGGSRTPTRSECGNVLAAGVDWNRNGTIESNETLPTTRTGSVPMGTGTGTYTITVAQDPTRPRFMLVRSVGRFNGSQAIAQATFDLSNTGPWNYAIFSGRGAANKHLNGGALIRGGLYVQGQSNDPDKAVIDSNGNFALYNDYNYTSDSVLSNRLNSDMRSLANLCATLRVQYGRVEVGGSSSYGTPSNPLLGAYVGDAANDIYGNTSSVCAANRGICTDDRGAFDLPPALAPRFPEFNTTPCTTDPSRTWAACVRDEAASQGLRITSGAVLFPVGAIPTSPLSCVLGNVLSGGVLRFGSTSMDCRYTLNGKTGGFRYMAGNPGILEIYGTLHTSGINVSFDNAVNYRAFNFADPTERNASIFVEGGSITLNRDVLPDASSATFPNQVLGLLAQNNLEQLTNNAMGIFYAGGRFRTQRNQRTLGTVVANEFCTTSAGGSQCNAGQQAEVTYVPTMGNIPVAAQIPEDTIIASFKIMSYERR, encoded by the coding sequence ATGAAACAACCCCAAGGAATCGCCCTGGTCGTCACGCTGGCCATTCTGGTCGCGGTGGGACTGCTGGCTTTTGCCTCCTCGGTCACCACCATGATTAGCCAGTGGAGCGCCCGCAACGAGCGGGGCGCAACCGAAGCCTACTATGTGGCCGAAACCGGCCTGCAGCAGTGGAAAACCCGCCTGTTCCAGGCCTACCGCTGGCAGCTCTACCAGACTGTTAGAAACGTTGGGGGGAGCCGTACCCCCACCCGCAGCGAGTGCGGCAACGTGCTGGCGGCTGGTGTGGACTGGAACCGCAACGGCACCATCGAGAGCAACGAAACCCTGCCTACCACCCGCACCGGCAGTGTACCGATGGGCACCGGTACCGGTACCTACACCATCACCGTGGCCCAGGATCCCACCCGCCCGCGCTTCATGTTGGTGCGCTCGGTGGGCCGGTTCAATGGCTCGCAGGCCATTGCCCAGGCCACCTTCGACCTCTCCAATACCGGCCCCTGGAACTATGCCATCTTTAGCGGGCGCGGGGCCGCCAACAAGCACCTCAACGGAGGAGCTTTGATACGGGGTGGGCTTTATGTACAGGGTCAAAGCAATGACCCCGATAAAGCTGTGATTGACTCCAACGGCAATTTTGCCCTATATAACGATTACAACTACACCTCCGATAGCGTGCTCAGCAACCGCCTCAACAGCGATATGCGCAGCCTTGCCAACCTCTGCGCTACCCTGCGGGTGCAGTATGGGCGGGTAGAAGTGGGGGGGAGCTCGAGCTATGGCACGCCCAGCAACCCACTCCTAGGGGCTTATGTGGGGGATGCCGCCAACGACATTTACGGCAATACCTCGAGCGTCTGCGCCGCCAACCGGGGCATCTGCACCGATGACCGCGGGGCCTTCGACCTGCCCCCCGCCCTCGCGCCCCGCTTTCCCGAGTTCAACACCACCCCCTGCACCACCGACCCCTCCCGCACCTGGGCGGCCTGCGTGCGTGACGAGGCGGCCAGCCAGGGTCTTCGTATCACCAGCGGGGCCGTCCTTTTCCCTGTAGGGGCTATTCCCACCAGTCCGCTCTCGTGCGTTTTGGGCAATGTGCTCAGCGGTGGCGTGCTGCGCTTCGGCAGCACCAGTATGGACTGTCGCTACACCCTAAACGGCAAAACCGGTGGCTTCCGCTATATGGCAGGCAACCCTGGTATTCTAGAAATTTACGGAACCCTGCACACCAGTGGCATTAATGTGAGCTTCGACAATGCAGTCAACTACCGGGCCTTCAACTTTGCCGACCCCACCGAGCGCAACGCCTCTATTTTTGTAGAGGGCGGCAGCATTACCCTGAACCGTGATGTGCTGCCCGACGCCAGTTCGGCCACCTTCCCCAACCAGGTGCTGGGGCTCTTGGCCCAGAACAACCTCGAGCAGCTCACCAACAATGCCATGGGTATCTTCTATGCCGGAGGCCGGTTTCGCACCCAGCGCAACCAGCGCACCCTGGGTACCGTGGTGGCCAACGAGTTCTGCACCACCAGCGCCGGGGGCAGCCAGTGCAATGCGGGTCAGCAGGCCGAGGTGACCTATGTTCCCACCATGGGCAACATCCCGGTTGCAGCGCAAATCCCCGAAGACACCATCATTGCTTCCTTCAAGATCATGTCCTACGAGCGGCGCTAA
- a CDS encoding PilW family protein — protein MRTKGLTILELMVVLAIFAGVLAIATRFLASQSQDTRIVQERNEVQDRARLVLQMVSQDLLLAGSSRFIRGNEVRFDATSWVSCAPGTPCLTGTDQLERDTFVTRYHTSLYPNGQECRSVGYSFNGTTLLRADVPCSQAPTGAIAASSYREFAPNITQLNIRYVCGDAAATEVGLPSGCIAVANPTERFVRAALVTVTATSPQGTYTYTIAQRVPIRNLKTDEVL, from the coding sequence ATGCGAACTAAAGGTTTGACGATTCTCGAGCTGATGGTGGTGCTGGCGATTTTTGCCGGGGTGCTGGCCATTGCCACCCGCTTTTTGGCCAGCCAGTCACAGGACACCCGCATTGTGCAGGAGCGCAACGAGGTACAGGATCGGGCCCGCCTGGTGCTGCAGATGGTGAGCCAGGACTTGCTGCTGGCGGGCTCGAGCCGCTTTATCCGGGGCAACGAGGTGCGCTTTGACGCGACTAGCTGGGTTTCTTGCGCGCCCGGAACGCCCTGCCTCACCGGCACCGACCAGCTCGAGCGGGACACCTTTGTGACCCGCTACCACACCAGTCTCTATCCAAACGGCCAGGAGTGCCGCTCCGTTGGCTATAGCTTCAACGGAACCACCCTTCTGCGGGCTGATGTGCCTTGCAGCCAGGCCCCTACCGGCGCGATTGCGGCCAGCAGCTACCGCGAGTTTGCCCCCAACATCACCCAGCTCAACATCCGCTATGTCTGCGGCGATGCCGCGGCCACCGAAGTGGGGCTCCCCAGCGGCTGTATTGCCGTGGCCAACCCCACCGAACGTTTTGTGCGGGCGGCGCTGGTGACCGTGACGGCGACCTCACCTCAGGGCACCTACACCTACACCATCGCCCAGCGGGTGCCGATCCGCAACCTGAAAACCGACGAGGTGCTGTGA
- a CDS encoding type II secretion system protein — translation MQNRGITLVELLIALAVMAVAFGVLVFSQVTNYRATARAGVVSQVKDTATQILENQVGVVLANFTRYYNGCPTGNESGNGFVCSGTGFIINSGIDEGLDGEGQILIQSSAASQGITINLATKVSCYDSFASRTAAIGAGSLEPCPRPN, via the coding sequence ATGCAGAATCGAGGAATTACGTTGGTCGAGTTGCTGATTGCCCTGGCCGTGATGGCGGTAGCGTTTGGGGTGCTGGTGTTCTCGCAGGTTACCAACTACCGCGCCACCGCCCGGGCGGGGGTGGTAAGCCAGGTCAAGGACACCGCCACGCAAATTCTGGAAAACCAGGTGGGGGTGGTGCTGGCCAACTTTACCCGCTACTACAACGGCTGCCCCACCGGCAATGAGAGCGGCAACGGCTTTGTTTGTTCAGGTACCGGATTCATCATCAACAGCGGCATAGACGAAGGTCTGGACGGGGAAGGGCAGATCCTGATTCAGTCCTCGGCGGCCAGCCAGGGCATCACCATTAACCTGGCTACCAAGGTTTCGTGCTACGACAGTTTTGCTTCGCGTACCGCCGCCATTGGGGCGGGGAGCCTCGAGCCCTGTCCGCGTCCCAACTAG
- a CDS encoding GspH/FimT family pseudopilin, whose protein sequence is MKRASGLSVIELIVVTAILGILIALGGGWFNSDRMRVNQAAQILSADVTRARLEALRRNVPVGIRFSFGSGTNRYEIVADADQNGLDNSDPVISRTQFGEGEWGRIVASLRQCTAADAAASTSAEVVFDARGVYQLATSRSVELAIGSYSRFVNINQQGRAQIRAACP, encoded by the coding sequence GTGAAGCGAGCCAGCGGTCTGAGCGTAATTGAACTGATCGTGGTGACCGCCATTTTAGGCATTTTGATTGCCCTGGGAGGCGGGTGGTTTAACTCCGACCGGATGCGGGTCAATCAGGCGGCCCAGATTCTCAGTGCCGACGTGACCCGCGCCCGCCTCGAGGCCCTGCGGCGCAACGTGCCGGTGGGAATCCGATTCAGCTTTGGCAGCGGAACCAACCGCTACGAAATTGTGGCCGATGCCGACCAGAACGGCCTGGATAACAGCGACCCCGTGATCAGCCGCACCCAGTTTGGGGAGGGCGAGTGGGGCCGGATTGTAGCCAGCCTGCGGCAGTGTACTGCTGCCGATGCCGCGGCCTCTACCAGCGCCGAGGTGGTGTTCGACGCTCGGGGGGTCTACCAGCTGGCCACCAGCCGCAGTGTGGAGCTTGCCATCGGCTCGTATAGCCGTTTCGTGAACATCAACCAGCAGGGCCGCGCCCAGATCAGAGCGGCCTGTCCATAG